The proteins below are encoded in one region of Bacillus alveayuensis:
- a CDS encoding RNA polymerase sporulation-specific sigma factor (product_source=KO:K03091; cath_funfam=1.10.10.10,1.10.601.10; cog=COG1191; ko=KO:K03091; pfam=PF04539,PF04542,PF04545; smart=SM00530; superfamily=88659,88946; tigrfam=TIGR02850) → MTRNKVEICGVDTSKLPVLKNEEMRKLFKQMQNGDVSAREKLVNGNLRLVLSVIQRFNNRGEYVDDLFQVGCIGLMKSIDNFDLSQNVKFSTYAVPMIIGEIRRYLRDNNPIRVSRSLRDIAYKALQVREKIMSEASREPTAEEISKVLNVPQEEIVFALDAIQDPVSLFEPIYNDGGDPIYVMDQLSDERNRDTHWIEEIALKEGMRRLNDREKLILKKRFFQGKTQMEVAEEIGISQAQVSRLEKAAIKQMNKNIQQ, encoded by the coding sequence GTGACAAGAAATAAGGTCGAAATTTGTGGTGTAGATACTTCAAAGCTCCCAGTATTGAAAAATGAAGAGATGAGAAAATTATTCAAACAGATGCAAAATGGTGATGTATCCGCACGTGAAAAATTAGTGAACGGCAACTTAAGGCTTGTCTTAAGCGTCATTCAACGATTTAACAACAGAGGAGAATATGTCGATGACCTTTTTCAAGTAGGCTGTATTGGACTTATGAAATCCATTGATAATTTTGACTTAAGTCAAAATGTGAAATTTTCAACGTATGCAGTGCCAATGATTATTGGTGAAATTAGGCGTTATTTACGTGACAACAACCCTATACGCGTATCGAGGTCCCTCCGTGATATTGCCTATAAAGCGTTGCAAGTACGTGAAAAAATAATGAGTGAAGCATCAAGAGAGCCAACAGCTGAAGAAATTTCAAAAGTATTAAATGTACCGCAAGAGGAAATTGTGTTTGCTTTAGATGCTATACAAGATCCTGTATCATTATTTGAACCGATCTATAATGACGGTGGTGATCCTATATATGTGATGGATCAATTAAGTGATGAAAGAAATCGAGATACTCATTGGATTGAAGAGATTGCCCTCAAAGAAGGAATGAGACGTCTAAACGACCGTGAAAAATTAATTTTGAAAAAGCGTTTTTTTCAAGGTAAAACACAAATGGAGGTAGCAGAAGAAATCGGAATTTCTCAAGCACAAGTTTCTAGGCTTGAAAAAGCAGCGATTAAACAAATGAATAAAAATATCCAACAATAG
- a CDS encoding YlmC/YmxH family sporulation protein (product_source=TIGR02888; cath_funfam=3.90.50.10; cog=COG1873; pfam=PF05239; superfamily=50346; tigrfam=TIGR02888) gives MMNISEFQTKDVINVADGKRLGNIDDIDINVTNGKIQAIIITNQGKVLGFFGRGDEIVIPWRNIVKVGEDVILVRIDHQFEQIEQPRK, from the coding sequence ATGATGAATATTTCGGAATTTCAAACAAAAGACGTTATTAACGTCGCTGATGGAAAAAGACTTGGTAATATCGATGATATTGATATAAATGTAACAAATGGAAAAATACAAGCTATTATCATAACAAACCAAGGAAAAGTATTAGGTTTTTTTGGCAGGGGAGACGAGATCGTCATACCGTGGCGAAACATTGTCAAAGTTGGGGAGGATGTTATTTTAGTGAGAATTGACCATCAATTTGAACAGATCGAGCAACCAAGAAAATAA
- a CDS encoding RNA polymerase sporulation-specific sigma factor (product_source=KO:K03091; cath_funfam=1.10.10.10,1.10.601.10; cog=COG1191; ko=KO:K03091; pfam=PF04542,PF04545; smart=SM00530; superfamily=88659,88946; tigrfam=TIGR02835) — MKKFRIYLTYLWYKLLMKLGMKTDEIYYIGGSEALPPPLSKEEEEVLLKKLPQGDQAARSILIERNLRLVVYIARKFENTGINIEDLISIGTIGLIKAVNTFNPEKKIKLATYASRCIENEILMYLRRNNKIRSEISFDEPLNIDWDGNELLLSDVLGTEDDIITKDLEANVDRKLLMKALQQLNEREKQIMELRFGLHGGEEKTQKDVADILGISQSYISRLEKRIIKRLRKEFNKMV; from the coding sequence ATGAAAAAATTCCGTATTTATCTTACTTATTTATGGTATAAGCTTTTAATGAAATTAGGAATGAAAACCGATGAGATTTATTACATAGGTGGTAGTGAAGCCCTTCCACCACCGCTTTCAAAGGAAGAGGAAGAAGTCCTTTTAAAAAAATTACCTCAAGGGGATCAGGCAGCAAGATCGATATTAATTGAACGCAATTTACGTTTAGTTGTGTATATCGCACGAAAATTTGAAAATACGGGCATCAATATCGAAGACCTTATAAGCATCGGTACAATTGGTTTAATTAAAGCCGTCAATACTTTTAATCCTGAAAAGAAAATCAAATTAGCTACGTATGCATCTAGATGTATCGAAAATGAAATATTAATGTATTTACGTAGAAATAATAAAATTCGGTCCGAGATTTCATTTGATGAACCTCTTAATATCGATTGGGATGGGAACGAGCTTTTACTTTCAGATGTGTTAGGTACAGAGGATGACATTATTACAAAAGATTTAGAAGCAAATGTTGACCGCAAGCTATTGATGAAAGCATTACAGCAATTAAATGAACGAGAAAAACAAATTATGGAGTTAAGGTTTGGACTTCATGGAGGCGAGGAAAAAACACAAAAAGATGTTGCGGATATTCTTGGCATTTCACAGTCGTATATTTCGCGATTAGAAAAGAGGATTATTAAAAGGTTGAGAAAAGAGTTTAATAAAATGGTTTGA
- a CDS encoding YfiH family protein (product_source=TIGR00726; cath_funfam=3.60.140.10; cog=COG1496; ko=KO:K05810; pfam=PF02578; superfamily=64438; tigrfam=TIGR00726) has protein sequence MKNEPFLKKDVSIFSIPEWEKRNPILIVGFTTKRGGFSKGPYHSLNVGLHVKDDHETVVQNRREIARKLNFPLSNWVFADQVHDCHIEKVTSEHKGAGTIHYDDAIKKTDGLYTNEQNLLLSLCFADCVPLYFFAPKHHMIGLAHAGWRGTVKNIAGEMLQVWIKKEKVLPKDIYVAIGPSIGPCCYKVDRKVIAEVEKLFGFDVGLFYEEVEEGQFLLNLLEMNKAICLNEGIPEKNILTSSYCTSCQENDFFSHRRDQGKTGRMMSFIGFKEGFSFCR, from the coding sequence ATGAAAAACGAGCCTTTTTTGAAAAAAGATGTATCAATTTTTTCCATTCCTGAATGGGAAAAAAGAAATCCAATTCTAATTGTCGGTTTTACGACAAAACGAGGCGGATTTTCCAAAGGTCCTTATCATTCCTTAAATGTAGGACTTCATGTCAAGGATGATCACGAAACAGTTGTTCAAAATAGGCGAGAAATTGCTCGAAAATTAAATTTTCCGCTCTCCAATTGGGTTTTTGCCGATCAAGTTCATGACTGCCATATTGAAAAGGTGACAAGTGAACATAAAGGGGCTGGAACGATCCATTATGATGACGCAATTAAAAAAACAGATGGGCTTTACACAAATGAACAAAATCTTCTTCTTTCACTCTGTTTTGCAGATTGTGTTCCTTTATATTTTTTCGCTCCAAAACATCACATGATCGGCTTAGCTCATGCAGGATGGAGAGGTACTGTTAAAAACATCGCTGGTGAAATGCTGCAAGTATGGATTAAAAAGGAGAAAGTACTGCCGAAAGATATATATGTTGCGATTGGGCCTTCAATCGGTCCTTGCTGCTACAAAGTCGACCGAAAAGTAATAGCGGAAGTTGAAAAGCTATTCGGCTTTGATGTGGGATTGTTTTATGAAGAAGTCGAAGAAGGCCAATTTCTTTTAAATTTACTGGAAATGAACAAGGCGATCTGTTTAAATGAAGGCATTCCAGAAAAAAATATTTTAACATCATCTTATTGTACGAGCTGTCAAGAAAACGATTTTTTTTCACACCGACGTGATCAAGGAAAGACGGGTCGGATGATGAGTTTTATTGGATTCAAGGAGGGGTTTTCATTTTGTCGGTGA